The region CAAATAGAAGAGATTCTTAGTAATAAGGTAGTTCTAAAATGTTACAAATAACATTGAAGTAATAGATAGCCTTTAAAGAAGTTTACCTAAACAGGGTCTTCTATTTTTTGGTCAAGATGGTCTTTTTTAAAGAAATACATCAAAACAAGGTGTATCTTTTAACAGATTAACTAAAGGGAAATATTTGTATTTCTGTTGTTTTGACTCGTTGTAAAATGATATTAATTATCTATATTTTTTTTATTAAATAATAATGACAAATAAAGTCTTTTTGGTTTATATGTGTTTGGTTTTTACTGTTTTTGTATGTTTTATATTAAATTGATTTAGTTTATTCAAAAGTATAATGTATTTTTATAGAAAATTAAGCTAATGAATTATGGAAGAATCTATTTTAGAAATAAGAATAGTAGATTATGTTACTTTTCTGTTTGAAGTAAAAAACGGATCACAATTAGACTATTTGGTTTATGGGCAAGGTTATTATAAAAGAAAATCAATTATAGGGTTTTCTTCTCCAAGGACAATTACGCTATTTGACATACAAAATGAATATTATTTTGAGTTTGTTCCTGATTATAAAATATATAAAATAAAGCAATTTCAGGATTTATTGTTTTCACGTTTGGATATCAATAATGTCTTAGGTGCAAGTAATTTTGATTCTGTATCTGCTGGGGTGTCTTAATTATATACAGCTAATATACAGGATAATAATGAAGAAGAAGGTTCTTCAGGCTTTTTAGATAATGTAGCAAAAGCCAATGCTATAGTTACTTTATCAGCTGCGATTGTTGAAAAAAATACGGGTTCATTTAGGTATAAGACAGCAAAAAAAGGTTTTAGCTTGAAGTACTACGGCAATGGATGGAAGGGAAATCAATATGCTAGAACATATAGATTGAGTAATATTGGAAAAATAGGAGGTATAGCTACTTTTGGGGTTAGTTTTACTCTAGATACAATTAATTTTTACAACGGAACTTTATCTGGTAAAAAATATGGTTTAAATGTTTTTATGGGAGGATTAGGATTTACAGGATTTGGGTTAGCTCCTTCTTTAACTTATGGATTAATAGAATCTCTTTACCCAGGAGGTGTTGAAGGGGCTATGATTGATAACACGGCTGCACAGGATATATATAGACAACACAATAATGGTGCAGTTATAAAACCACGATTGTAAAATGAAATTATATTATTATTTGTTCTATAAAATGTATAATTTTTGGGAACTAGTTTCTTTCCCAAAGTTTTGGAGTGATTTTAAAGCCGCAATAACCCTATTATTACTTGAAGTATGGCTTTTGTTCTCTATGTTTAATTATTATTCAATATATAATAACTACAAACTTGAGGTAAGAATAAGTTCTGTTTTTCTTGTGATTCCGCTTATATTGATTATTAGCTCTAAGGTTTATCTGTTTGTAATTGATAATAAATGGAAAAGTTATAATCTTGAGTTTAATCAAATGTCTAGAAGTAAAAATATATTATTGGGGAGTATTGTTTGGATAAGTGTTATTTTAATTACCGTAAGCTTTTTCTTATCAACATATTATGTTCATGAGCTTTTTAGTTAACTTAATAACTATCTCATTTCTTTAATAAGTAAACTATTGTATTAAAGATGATTAAAAAAATAACAAGTGTAACATACCAAAGAGAGATAGAGTAGCTTTATCTCTCTTTTTTATTCATAGTTATGAAGGTTTTGTTCAACACAATATGTAATTAATTGGATTTTGTTTTTAACCATAAATTTTTCAGAAAGCTTTTTCATATATTTTTCGACTGTTCTAGAACTTAAATTGACTTTATCTCCTATTTCTTTATTTGTTAAACCTTGACAAGCATGATTTATTATTTGTAATTCAATGGACGTGGGATTATAAATATTTTGTCGTTGTCGTGTAATATATTCATGCACATCAGCTTTGTTTTGTGTCCATTTCTTTAAATAATCTGCATAGAAATCTGTTTTTCTTTCAATTATAGATGTTAAAATTTCAAATATTACATCACTGTTCTTTTGACAATAATAGACATTGTTAATATCTTCTAAAACAAAATGTATATCTTCCTGATATACATGTGAATATGTTATTATTGGAGTCTGATTATCTCTTTGTCTTAAAATTTTTATCGCCTCAAATCCTGTCATAATTGGTGTAAATGAATCAATTATTAAAAAATTATTTTGTTTATGGTAAATTCTATTAATTAATTCTAATCCATTTGTATAATAATCATTTAGGTTAAAGTTTATTCTTTTATTTATGCAATCTATCAGTAATTCTTTAAAGTAAAAATCGGCTTCACATATTGAAATATTGGCTCTCATTTTTTTAAGTTTTTTTTTTGATTTGAATTCAGTAAAAATAGTATTAATATTGTTTTAAAATTATGTTATGTTTAAAAAATAAACTGTTTGTGATAAATCATGGGGTTAAAAAGAGTGAATAATAAGGAAATATTTAATAGTTTTTGTGTTTTTTTGACATCTTTTGTCGTATTGTTAACAGTGTCTTTTGTTGGAGTTTTCTGCTTCTATAAAAGCTCTGATTTACAGCAAGATAATATCGAAAAGGATGTTTTGGCTTATAAAGATGTTTTAAATAAACACTATGCCTTGAAGACCAAGATTGATACTGTTTATTATCATATGAACCTTCTTAGTACAGGTAAGGTTAGAAATGATGTCTTTTTAGAAAACTACATCACTAAGGATATCAGTCAGATTAAAGCTTTAATAGGACAGGACAAAGAAGATAATTTTAAGTACTATTCTGTTTTAATATCAAAACTGGATAGTTTGTTAGAGTTAAAGAATCAAATTATTCACGTTAGTGATCAAGAGAATTTGGCTTTAAGAGATTTAAACGAATGTATGAATAGATTCAAAAAAGTTCACAATGAACTAACCGAAGATCCAAGCCGTAAGTTTAATAGAAAATAGGAAGTTATGACACAGAGTACCTATCAGTCTTTATCAAAAACAGAAAGAAGATATCAGTTTTTTTATTTGGTTGCAATGCTTGTTGTTTCTTTAATTCTATTAGGAATTGTTTTTTTAAGAGGATTTAATTCTCCTTTTTCAAATCAGACAGTCTTAGAAATACAAATGTTAGAGCAAAAATATAAGTTTATCGAGCAACAAAATATTGTAGAGCCTTTACTTGAATCAACCTTTAACAAGGTTAGTATCTTAAGTTTTGAGACTCCTCAACCTTTTGTAGAAAATGATATAACCAATAGCATTAATGAGGTTGCTAATTCGTTTGCGAATGTTCCAATTTATGATCCACGTAAAGAAGCATATATTCAAATTGGTTACTTCTATAAAATGTATTTTGAGGATAAGAAAATAATTGCTAAAAAGTCTGAAAACATAAAGTTATTTCGTAAACAATTCGAAGAATGCTCAATTGGTTTTAAAGATAAAGAGCAACAATTGGTTCAAAGAAGAAATGCGCTACTAGCAAGATAATAGTTATGAGTTATATAGAGAAAAATAAAGGTAAAGTCATTTTAATAGTTGGTAGTGTTTTAGTTATTCTTTCACTTGTTATCTATTTTATTCAAAAGAAGTTTTTTTATAGTATCTCAGATTTAGATAGTAAGGTTTATCCTATGGAATTGCATGTGGGGGATACTTTGCATTTTGAAGACAATACAAACATTAGAGCAATTAAGAAGTGGGAATTTGGAGATGGTGATTTATCCTTAAATGAAAAGGGGTACCATATTTATAAACAACCTGGTTTTTATCAAGTTTCATTTACTGTGAATGATAAATATACTAAGACTTTTTCTATTCAGGTAAAGCAAAAAGTACAACGAGATTACGGAGATTTTTTCACACAAATAGAAGCCCCAACACAAGCTATGCAATATGAAAATATTGTTTTTAGAGCAGTAACAGATAAAGCCAGTATGTATAGTTGGAAATTTGGAGAGACTGGAAATATTGACGCCAAAGAACCTTTAGTTATTTATGCATATCAAGAGCCTGGTGAGTATGAGGTTTTCTTATACACAGATGATACAGCCTATCCTGTTATTCACCGCATAAAGGTGCACCCTTCATTTAAAAATATGAATGAGGAGTTAGAGGTTGAGGATGTATATAAAGCTGTAGATGATGATTTTAAGTATCATTTACAACAAATAGCAAATGGTGCTACTTTTAATCAACACTACAATTATTTGGTAAATAAATACCTATGCCAAAATGAAAATGCAAGCGTAAGTGTTAATACAAGTAAAGTTAATTCATTTTACTATTACTGCATGGGATTGAAGTTTGATAAAAATGTGGTGATCCAATCTGTTAAAGTTGGATTTGATGAGGCAGTAAATTGTGTAACAAAAGTAAATGTAGTACAATCTAAATAGAAGAAGATGAATTATAAGTTTAATAGTAAAATTATTGGTCTGGTTTTTATTGCAGCAGTGTCAATAGCAGGTTGTGGTATAAAAAAAGTACCAGTTAAAAAAACACCTTCTTCTAGTATTATCTTTAAGTATGAAGATAACCTACTTTTATCTGGCTATCCAAAATATTCAAAACCTTGGATTGTTTTTGCAGACAAAGACCAAGGGGTTGTTTACCCAACTAAAAACTTTGA is a window of Myroides oncorhynchi DNA encoding:
- a CDS encoding response regulator transcription factor; this encodes MRANISICEADFYFKELLIDCINKRINFNLNDYYTNGLELINRIYHKQNNFLIIDSFTPIMTGFEAIKILRQRDNQTPIITYSHVYQEDIHFVLEDINNVYYCQKNSDVIFEILTSIIERKTDFYADYLKKWTQNKADVHEYITRQRQNIYNPTSIELQIINHACQGLTNKEIGDKVNLSSRTVEKYMKKLSEKFMVKNKIQLITYCVEQNLHNYE
- a CDS encoding type VI secretion system transmembrane protein TssO; the protein is MGLKRVNNKEIFNSFCVFLTSFVVLLTVSFVGVFCFYKSSDLQQDNIEKDVLAYKDVLNKHYALKTKIDTVYYHMNLLSTGKVRNDVFLENYITKDISQIKALIGQDKEDNFKYYSVLISKLDSLLELKNQIIHVSDQENLALRDLNECMNRFKKVHNELTEDPSRKFNRK
- a CDS encoding type VI secretion system transmembrane protein TssO, producing MTQSTYQSLSKTERRYQFFYLVAMLVVSLILLGIVFLRGFNSPFSNQTVLEIQMLEQKYKFIEQQNIVEPLLESTFNKVSILSFETPQPFVENDITNSINEVANSFANVPIYDPRKEAYIQIGYFYKMYFEDKKIIAKKSENIKLFRKQFEECSIGFKDKEQQLVQRRNALLAR
- a CDS encoding PKD domain-containing protein, encoding MSYIEKNKGKVILIVGSVLVILSLVIYFIQKKFFYSISDLDSKVYPMELHVGDTLHFEDNTNIRAIKKWEFGDGDLSLNEKGYHIYKQPGFYQVSFTVNDKYTKTFSIQVKQKVQRDYGDFFTQIEAPTQAMQYENIVFRAVTDKASMYSWKFGETGNIDAKEPLVIYAYQEPGEYEVFLYTDDTAYPVIHRIKVHPSFKNMNEELEVEDVYKAVDDDFKYHLQQIANGATFNQHYNYLVNKYLCQNENASVSVNTSKVNSFYYYCMGLKFDKNVVIQSVKVGFDEAVNCVTKVNVVQSK